In one Parambassis ranga chromosome 6, fParRan2.1, whole genome shotgun sequence genomic region, the following are encoded:
- the LOC114437290 gene encoding LOW QUALITY PROTEIN: pepsin A-like (The sequence of the model RefSeq protein was modified relative to this genomic sequence to represent the inferred CDS: deleted 2 bases in 1 codon; substituted 1 base at 1 genomic stop codon) — translation MCIKEDGSLSVGTRVVGVSRAENMKWAVVICAMVALSECLVHVPLEKVKTAREVLEEQGLWEQFRLKYPFNPMAKFDHRFAVGDESMTNDADLAYYGIISIGTPPQSFKVIFDTGSSNLLVPSIYHCSSAACNNHDRFNPTKSSTYRQDGSSLSIQYGPGSMTGVLGYDTVTVGGLAVKNQIFGLSQSEAAFMQYMRADGILGLAYPRLSASGATPVFDNMMTEGLVNQDLFSVYLSSNSQQGSVVTFGGVDPNHYYGSITWIPLSNELYXQITVDSVTVNGQVVACDGGCQAIVDTGTSLIVGSQSDINNINARVGASSQNGDFVVNCNSINQMPDVTFHIHGQQFRLPASAYVRQSQYYGCRTGFSAGGDSLWILGDVFIRQYYSVFNRAQNMVGLAKAR, via the exons ATGTGTATAAAAGAGGATGGAAGCCTCTCTGTGGGCACCCGGGTTGTTGGAGTCAGTAG AGCTGAAAACATGAAGTGGGCCGTTGTTATTTGTGCCATGGTGGCACTGTCTGAGTGCCTCGTCCA TGTCCCTCTGGAGAAGGTTAAAACTGCCAGGGAGGTCCTAGAGGAGCAGGGACTGTGGGAGCAGTTCAGGCTTAAGTACCCCTTCAACCCCATGGCCAAGTTTGACCACCGCTTTGCTGTGGGTGACGAGTCCATGACGAACGATGCCGAC CTGGCTTACTATGGAATCATCTCTATTGGaactcctcctcagtcctttaAGGTCATCTTTGACACCGGCTCGTCTAACCTGTTGGTGCCTTCCATCTAC CACTGCAGCAGTGCAGCCTGCA aCAACCATGATAGGTTCAACCCTACCAAGAGCAGCACCTACAGACAGGATGGCAGTTCTCTCAGCATCCAATATGGCCCCGGCAGCATGACCGGTGTCCTTGGCTACGACACCGTGACG GTGGGTGGCCTTGCAGTGAAGAATCAGATCTTTGGTTTGAGCCAGTCTGAGGCTGCATTCATGCAGTACATGCGTGCCGATGGTATCCTTGGCCTGGCCTACCCTCGCCTATCAGCATCCGGTGCCACACCCGTCTTCGACAACATGATGACGGAGGGGCTGGTGAACCAGGACCTCTTCTCTGTGTACCTCAGCTC TAACTCCCAGCAAGGCAGTGTGGTGACCTTCGGCGGCGTCGACCCCAACCACTACTATGGTTCCATCACCTGGATTCCACTCTCAAATGAGCTGTACTGACAGATCACAGTGGACAG TGTGACTGTCAACGGCCAGGTTGTGGCTTGCGATGGCGGTTGCCAGGCGATTGTGGATACCGGAACCTCTCTGATTGTTGGATCACAGAGCGACATCAACAACATCAACGCCAGGGTGGGCGCTAGTAGCCAGAATGGTGAC TTTGTTGTGAACTGCAACAGCATTAACCAAATGCCTGACGTGACCTTCCACATTCACGGACAACAATTCCGTCTCCCAGCCTCTGCCTACGTCCGTCAG TCCCAATACTATGGCTGCCGCACCGGCTTCAGCGCTGGAGGCGACAGTCTGTGGATCCTGGGTGACGTCTTCATCAGACAGTACTATTCTGTCTTCAACAGAGCCCAGAACATGGTCGGCCTGGCCAAGGCCAGATAA